A genome region from Panthera uncia isolate 11264 chromosome A3 unlocalized genomic scaffold, Puncia_PCG_1.0 HiC_scaffold_11, whole genome shotgun sequence includes the following:
- the CEBPB gene encoding CCAAT/enhancer-binding protein beta, which yields MQRLVAWDPACLPLPPPPAFKSMEVANFYYEADCLAAAYGGKAAPAAPPAARPGPRPPAGELGSIGDHERAIDFSPYLEPLGAPQAPAPATATDTFEAAPPAPAPAPASSGQHHDFLSDLFSDDYGGKNCKKASEYGYVSLGRLGAAKGALHPGCFAPLHPPPPPPPPQPAELKAEPGFEPADCKRKEEAGAPGGGTAGMAAGFPYALRAYLGYQAVPSGSSGSLSTSSSSSPPGTPSPADAKAPPAACYAGAAPAPSQVKSKAKKTVDKHSDEYKIRRERNNIAVRKSRDKAKMRNLETQHKVLELTAENERLQKKVEQLSRELSTLRNLFKQLPEPLLASSGHC from the coding sequence ATGCAACGCCTGGTGGCCTGGGACCCAGCATGTCTGCCCCTGCCGCCGCCGCCTGCCTTTAAATCCATGGAAGTGGCCAACTTCTACTACGAGGCGGACTGCTTGGCTGCTGCGTACGGCGGCAAGGCGGCCCCCGCGGCGCCCCCCGCGGCCAGACCCGGGCCGCGCCCCCCCGCCGGCGAGCTGGGTAGCATCGGCGACCACGAGCGCGCCATCGACTTCAGTCCGTACCTGGAGCCGCTGGGCGCGCCGCAGGCCCCGGCGCCGGCCACAGCCACGGACACCTTCGAGGCGGCTCCGCCCGCGCCCGCCCCCGCGCCCGCCTCCTCCGGGCAGCACCACGACTTCCTCTCCGACCTCTTTTCCGACGACTACGGGGGCAAGAACTGCAAGAAGGCGTCCGAGTACGGCTACGtgagcctggggcgcctgggggccgCCAAGGGCGCGCTGCACCCCGGCTGCTTCGCGCCCCTGcacccgccgcccccgccgccgccaccgcagCCCGCCGAGCTCAAGGCGGAGCCGGGCTTCGAGCCCGCGGACTGCAAGCGGAAGGAGGAGGCCGGAGCGCCGGGCGGAGGTACCGCAGGCATGGCGGCTGGCTTCCCGTACGCGCTGCGCGCCTACCTCGGCTACCAGGCGGTGCCGAGCGGCAGCAGCGGGAGCCTGTCCACGTCCTCTTCGTCCAGCCCGCCCGGCACGCCGAGCCCCGCCGACGCCAAGGCGCCCCCGGCCGCCTGCTATGCGGGGGCGGCGCCGGCGCCCTCGCAGGTCAAGAGCAAGGCCAAGAAGACCGTGGACAAGCACAGCGACGAGTACAAGATCCGGCGCGAGCGCAACAACATCGCCGTGCGCAAGAGCCGCGACAAGGCCAAGATGCGCAACCTGGAGACGCAGCACAAGGTCCTGGAGCTCACGGCCGAGAACGAGCGGCTTCAGAAGAAGGTGGAACAGCTGTCGCGCGAGCTCAGCACCCTGCGGAACTTGTTCAAGCAGCTGCCCGAGCCTCTGCTCGCCTCCTCCGGCCACTGCTAG